GTCGGGATCTTCATATTCGAACAAAGCCCGCAAGAGGATGCAGGCAGGGCCGGCGACAGGCTCTGGCAAAGCGGGCGGTATTCGGTCGTTGGCGGCTTAGGCGTCATACGGCTGGAGAACATCACCGTCGGCGACCGCTGGTACGCCTTCCATATCGCGCCGCGGGCACGTAGCTATCTGGTTGTCGAAGGGTCCGGCGGCCAGGACATTCCGGCCTCGATGATGTGGTCGCCGGAACTCATCGAGCTGTTGTTACAAGCCACCAGTCATGGCGACGCAGCAGGCAAAGTGATCTGCGCCCTGGTCAGCCGGTCATGCGTACCGGTTGCAGAAGGCGTATCCGAACAAGCCGTGCGCCAACTCCAGGCCCATTGGGCGGCGGACCACACGTTGACGGAAATCGTGGGAAAGTAGTTCGCAATAGTGCGTGGAATATTGCGCGCGCAGCGATCGTGGCTACTGGGCTTGCGCGTAAACCATTGATTCCAATGGTGCCGGCAGAGGGAGTCGAACCCCCGACCTACTGATTACAAATCAGTTGCTCTACCAACTGAGCTATGCCGGCGCGGCGGCGATTGTAGGGCGCGCGCTCGGTCTGGGCAAACGGGGTGGGCGTCAGCCGCGCGGATGGTGCTGGGCGTGGAGGCGTTTGAGGCCTTCGCGCGCCACGTGGGTGTAGATCTGGGTGGTCGAGAGCGAACTGTGGCCGAGCAGGAGCTGGAGTGCGCGCAAGTCGGCGCCATGGTTGAGCAGGTGCGTGGCAAAGGAATGCCGCAGGACATGCGGCGAGATGCGGCGCGAATCGATGCCGGCGGTGACGGCCAGCTTCTTCACGACTGTCCAGAACATCTGGCGGGTCATCGCCTCGCCCAGGCGGGTGAGGAAGATGGCTTCGTGGACGCGGCCGCGGGCCAGGATGGGGCGCGCGTCGGCGATGTAGCGTTCAATCCAGTGCTGGGCTTCCTCGCCGATAGGGACGAGACGGTCCTTGCCGCCCTTGCCGCTGACCCGAAGAACGCCCTGGCGCAGGTTGACCTGATCGGCGCGCAGGCCCACCAGCTCGCTCACACGCAGCCCCGTGGCATAGAGCAGTTCCAGCATCGCGCGGTCGCGCAGACCCAGCGGCACGGTCGTATCCGGCGCACGGATCAGTGCTTCCACCTCGGATTCAGACAGGGCCTTGGGCAGCGGACGCGGCAACTTCGGGGCATCGAGCAGCAGGGTCGGATCGTCGCTGACCTGGCCGATCCGCTGCATCAGCTGGTAGTAGCGGCGCAGGCTCGACAACAGCCGCGCGTTGGAGCGCGCGGAGTACTTCGCTTCGCTGCGCGCCGCCAGATACCGGTAGAGCGATGCGCGGGACGCTGACGCCAGCGTCTCCGCCTGCGCAGCCAGCCAGCGGGCAAACCCTTCCAGGTCACTGCGGTAGCTGGCAAGCGTGTTGTCCGCCAGGCCGAATTCGGACCAGGCGCGTTCGAGGAACAGATCGATGGCGCGGCGATCGCCGGCGCTGATCTGGGCACTTTCCAAGGCAGTCATGGGGCGGCGATCAGGGACTTGCAGCCGACAGCGTAAACGGCGAGGCTGCGCGCCGCTATCACCGGTATGCCGTTGCGATGAACCAAGCTCCGTTTCCCTCCGCCCATCTGGGCTGGCGCGCCGCGGCCGCCGTGTACGACCTTCTGCCGCTGCTGGCCATCCTGTTCGCCACCGGCGCCATTGCGCAGGCCGTCACGGGAGGGACCCTCGATCCCCACGCCCTGCTGTTCCGGCTGGCGTTGCTGGCGGTGATCGTCGCCTATTACGCGGTTTCGTGGCGACGCGGCGGGCAGACGATCGGCATGCGCGCCTGGCGTCTTCGCGTCACGCGGGCGGACGGCGGGCCATTGGACTGGAGCACCTGCCTGCTGCGCTTTGCCGTAAGCCTGGTTTCCACGGCCGCCGTCGGCCTGGGATTCCTGTGGTGCCTGGTGGACCGT
This genomic stretch from Tahibacter amnicola harbors:
- a CDS encoding RDD family protein gives rise to the protein MNQAPFPSAHLGWRAAAAVYDLLPLLAILFATGAIAQAVTGGTLDPHALLFRLALLAVIVAYYAVSWRRGGQTIGMRAWRLRVTRADGGPLDWSTCLLRFAVSLVSTAAVGLGFLWCLVDRDRRAWHDIAAGTRVVRLPKNG
- the xerD gene encoding site-specific tyrosine recombinase XerD, producing the protein MTALESAQISAGDRRAIDLFLERAWSEFGLADNTLASYRSDLEGFARWLAAQAETLASASRASLYRYLAARSEAKYSARSNARLLSSLRRYYQLMQRIGQVSDDPTLLLDAPKLPRPLPKALSESEVEALIRAPDTTVPLGLRDRAMLELLYATGLRVSELVGLRADQVNLRQGVLRVSGKGGKDRLVPIGEEAQHWIERYIADARPILARGRVHEAIFLTRLGEAMTRQMFWTVVKKLAVTAGIDSRRISPHVLRHSFATHLLNHGADLRALQLLLGHSSLSTTQIYTHVAREGLKRLHAQHHPRG